A genomic window from Silene latifolia isolate original U9 population chromosome Y, ASM4854445v1, whole genome shotgun sequence includes:
- the LOC141628282 gene encoding protein SOSEKI 5-like, with product MASHYSWSSKRSYKSGYMWHDLGENDYIQPVHGGEYVLKGSEILETTSLSLSSPSLSKSPETSSSSSAKTSNAVPPAVINRRRNQSWGAIDLHEYKVYKSESTQEFAAADASTQTNDKRRHRKAVIKEEPEIEMEEKSMELSRGEISPPPPWDSSPETLEALMKADGRLIINNNNNNNNNNGNAVSSTSHAIDQVAGAVDQTAGYCPNGGKMKASSVLMSLISCATWRPSGRLTVDVLSVQVLRKHSRLPVMWSPSSASVFIVEPLPLSPPYALAAIAASLRSSLTLAGSFAKMALEDKEYFSGSLIETNKNNYKEDPQFISLKRSSSYNADR from the exons ATGGCTTCTCACTACTCCTGGTCTTCCAAACG GAGCTATAAGAGTGGATACATGTGGCATGATTTAGGGGAGAATGATTATATTCAGCCAGTTCACGGAGGAGAGTACGTGCTCAAAGGCTCCGAAATCCTTGAAACGACATCGTTATCGCTATCCTCACCGTCATTGTCTAAATCTCCGGAAACGTCGTCGTCTTCCAGTGCCAAGACTAGTAATGCCGTTCCACCTGCAGTGATTAATCGGCGAAGGAATCAGTCCTGGGGAGCTATAGACCTGCACGAGTACAAAGTGTACAAGTCTGAGTCGACTCAAGAGTTTGCCGCAGCAGACGCGTCAACTCAGACAAACGACAAACGACGTCATAGAAAGGCGGTTATTAAGGAGGAACCGGAAATTGAAATGGAAGAGAAGAGTATGGAGCTGAGCAGAGGCGAGATTTCACCTCCTCCGCCTTGGGATTCTAGCCCTGAGACACTAGAGGCATTGATGAAAGCTGACggaagattaattattaataacaataacaataacaataacaataacggaAATGCAGTGTCGTCGACATCACATGCCATTGATCAGGTTGCAGGAGCAGTTGATCAAACGGCAGGGTATTGTCCAAATGGGGGAAAGATGAAAGCTTCTTCAGTATTAATGTCATTAATCTCCTGCG CTACTTGGCGCCCATCCGGCAGGCTCACAGTCGATGTTTTGTCAGTCCAGGTTCTTCGCAAGCATTCACGCCTCCCCGTCATGTG GTCTCCTTCATCAGCCTCTGTTTTCATTGTTGAACCTCTGCCTTTGTCTCCTCCGTATGCCCTCGCTGCCATTGCTGCTTCATTGCGCTCCTCCTTGACTTTG GCTGGTAGCTTTGCAAAGATGGCATTAGAAGATAAGGAGTATTTTAGTGGGAGTTTAATTGAGACTAACAAGAATAATTATAAGGAAGATCCTCAGTTTATTTCTCTCAAAAGATCCTCATCTTACAATGCTGATAGGTAA